The following coding sequences are from one Musa acuminata AAA Group cultivar baxijiao chromosome BXJ1-6, Cavendish_Baxijiao_AAA, whole genome shotgun sequence window:
- the LOC103987689 gene encoding PH, RCC1 and FYVE domains-containing protein 1 isoform X4, with protein sequence MLVKGASSDIIRVSVSSAPSTSSHGSAQDDCDALGDVYVWGEVICEFSSRTGTERGTNFSSGRADVILPKPLESNLVLDVRHVACGVRHAALVTKHGEVFTWGEESGGCLGHAVGADVVHPRLLESLANTDLVACGQFHTCAVTLAGELYTWGDGTHNVGLLGHCSDVSHWVPKRVSGPLEGLQVAYVTCGTWHTALITSTGKLFTFGDGTFGVLGHGNKESVAYPREVESLMGLKTIAVACGVWHTAAVVEVIVAQPNASVSSGKLFTWGDGDKYRLGHGDKEPRLKPTCVASLIDHDFHKLACGHSLTVGLTASGQVFTMGSTVYGQLGNPQSDGKLPCLVEDRLVGESVGEVACGSYHVAVLTTRGEVFTWGKGANGRLGHGDIEDRKTPNLVEALKDRAVKYIACGATFTAAICQHKWVSGAEQSQCLACRQAFGFTRKRHNCYHCGLVHCHSCSSRKALRAALSPNPAKPYRVCDSCYVKLNNVLEFGVNNKRNGLPRLSGESKDRFEKAETKSTKSVIPSNFDLIKDLDTKAARHGKRTDSLTFIRASQVSSLIQLKDLALVGGIDLQRAGPRALHTSLVRSVNPSRAVSPFSRKSSPPRSASPVPTSSGVYFSKSATDSLKKTNELLNQEVQKLRAQVENLRQHCELQEIELQKLGKKAQEAMALAAEESAKSKAAKEVIKSLTAQLKDMVEILHQGVYKNDAVRLVDSPNGVGSHSGPYSILEVDHQSRFNVNSSLTMLSFSTSESILVDGNTSQNHTLMNARESNKLNLSLQDSHVNSNGMEEDFTARQRDSNAEKSSSGSKTDIDNKEIDNPPDGEMVYKSPSPISSNIQVEAEWIEQYEPGVYITLVALRDGTRDLKRVRFSRRKFGENQAETWWSDNREKVYERYNVRGSDRFSSAVSSQSALKPEEDCMHSSRV encoded by the exons ATGCTAGTCAAAGGTGCCTCTTCAGATATTATCAGAGTAAGTGTCTCTAGCGCGCCTAGCACATCAAGTCATGGTTCTGCACAAGATGACTGTGATGCATTAGGTGATGTTTATGTCTGGGGTGAGGTCATATGTGAATTTTCTTCACGAACTGGCACTGAGAGGGGTACCAATTTCTCCAGTGGAAGAGCTGATGTAATTTTGCCCAAGCCCTTAGAATCCAATTTAGTTTTGGATGTTCGCCATGTGGCTTGCGGAGTCAGGCATGCTGCTCTTGTTACAAAACATGGAGAAGTTTTTACATGGGGTGAAGAATCTGGAGGATGCCTGGGCCATGCAGTTGGAGCTGATGTTGTTCACCCTCGGCTTCTTGAATCTTTAGCTAACACAGATTTGGTTGCTTGTGGGCAGTTTCATACTTGTGCTGTAACTTTAGCTGGCGAACTTTATACTTGGGGTGATGGCACTCATAATGTGGGCCTTCTTGGACACTGTAGTGATGTCAGCCACTGGGTACCAAAAAGAGTTTCGGGACCACTGGAAGGTCTTCAAGTTGCATATGTTACTTGTGGCACCTGGCATACTGCCTTAATAACTTCGACTGGGAAATTGTTTACATTTGGTGATGGTACGTTTGGTGTTTTAGGTCATGGAAACAAAGAGAGTGTTGCATATCCAAGGGAGGTTGAATCACTGATGGGTTTGAAAACCATTGCGGTTGCATGTGGAGTATGGCACactgctgcagttgtggaggttaTAGTAGCTCAGCCGAATGCCAGTGTATCATCTGGAAAGTTGTTCACTTGGGGTGATGGGGACAAGTACCGACTTGGTCATGGTGACAAGGAGCCGCGTCTCAAGCCTACTTGTGTTGCTTCATTGATCGACCACGATTTTCACAAGCTAGCTTGTGGCCATAGTCTCACTGTTGGCCTGACAGCTTCTGGACAAGTTTTTACTATGGGAAGTACTGTTTATGGTCAGCTTGGTAATCCACAGTCTGATGGGAAACTTCCATGCTTAGTTGAAGACAGGCTTGTTGGTGAATCTGTTGGCGAAGTTGCTTGTGGTTCATACCATGTGGCAGTTTTAACAACAAGGGGTGAGGTTTTTACCTGGGGAAAAGGTGCTAATGGAAGATTGGGTCATGGAGACATTGAAGATAGGAAAACACCAAACCTTGTTGAAGCTCTGAAGGACAGAGCTGTTAAATATATTGCCTGCGGTGCAACCTTCACAGCTGCCATATGCCAGCATAAATGGGTGTCAGGTGCAGAGCAATCACAATGCTTGGCATGCAGACAAGCATTTGGGTTCACCCGCAAACGACATAATTGCTACCATTGCGGACTTGTCCATTGCCATTCATGCAGTTCCAGGAAGGCCTTGAGAGCAGCCTTGTCTCCGAATCCTGCAAAACCATATCGAGTTTGTGACTCCTGTTATGTTAAACTGAACAATGTCTTGGAATTTGGAGTTAATAACAAGAGAAATGGTTTACCTCGCTTGTCAGGCGAAAGCAAGGACAGGTTTGAAAAAGCAGAGACAAAATCAACAAAGTCTGTGATACCTAGCAACTTTGATCTCATAAAAGATCTGGACACTAAGGCAGCCAGGCATGGAAAGAGAACTGATTCCTTGACATTTATTCGAGCCTCTCAAGTCAGCTCACTCATACAGTTGAAAGATCTTGCTTTGGTTGGTGGGATTGATCTGCAGCGAGCAGGTCCTAGAGCACTCCACACATCCCTGGTACGATCCGTAAACCCTTCTAGAGCTGTTTCACCATTTTCTAGAAAATCTAGTCCTCCACGTTCTGCATCACCAGTTCCTACATCTTCTGGAGTTTATTTCTCCAAAAGTGCTACTGACAGTCTGAAGAAAACAAATGAGCTCTTGAATCAAGAAGTTCAGAAGTTACGTGCACAG GTTGAAAATCTGAGACAGCACTGTGAGCTTCAAGAAATTGAGTTGCAAAAATTAGGAAAAAAAGCTCAAGAAGCCATGGCATTGGCTGCTGAGGAATCTGCAAAATCAAAAGCTGCAAAAGAAGTTATTAAATCCCTTACAGCACAG CTTAAAGATATGGTTGAGATATTACATCAAGGGGTGTACAAAAATGATGCGGTAAGACTAGTAGACTCACCAAATGGGGTGGGCTCACATTCTGGTCCATACTCCATTCTAGAAGTGGATCATCAGTCAAGATTTAATGTAAACAGTTCTCTGACTATGCTGTCTTTTTCGACTTCGGAGTCTATTCTTGTTGATGGAAATACAAGTCAGAATCATACATTAATGAATGCCCGAGAATCTAATAAGCTGAACTTAAGTTTACAAGACTCTCATGTGAATTCCAATGGAATGGAAGAAGACTTCACTGCAAGACAACGTGACAGTAATGCAGAGAAGTCATCATCCGGCAGTAAAACTGACATTGATAACAAGGAAATTGATAATCCTCCAGATGGGGAGATGGTCTATAAGTCTCCAAGCCCTATTTCATCAAATATTCAAGTTGAGGCTGAATGGATTGAACAGTATGAACCTGGTGTCTATATAACACTTGTAGCTCTTCGTGATGGAACTCGAGATTTGAAAAGAGTGCGATTCAG TCGAAGAAAATTTGGAGAGAATCAGGCAGAAACCTGGTGGTCAGATAATCGTGAAAAGGTCTATGAGAGATATAATGTTCGTGGGTCAGACAGGTTCTCATCAGCAGTATCAAGTCAATCTGCACTCAAGCCAGAGGAGGATTGCATGCATTCTTCCAGAGTTTGA